One window of the Trifolium pratense cultivar HEN17-A07 linkage group LG2, ARS_RC_1.1, whole genome shotgun sequence genome contains the following:
- the LOC123905737 gene encoding (+)-neomenthol dehydrogenase-like, with protein sequence MESNGRYVAQRYAVVTGANKGIGLEIVKQLASLGIAVVLTARNETRGRDAITKLHQIGLSNVIFHQLDVVDALSIESLAKFIQQEFGRLDILINNAGASCVEVDKEGLKALNVDPATWLSGKVDNTLFQGVITETYRSAEECLNTNYYGVKRVTMALLPLLQLSFGKARIVNLSSLRGELKRIPNERLRNELGVVEELSEEKIDATVKKFLYDFKGNALEANGWGMMLPAYSISKASLNAYTRVLSKKNPDILINCVHPGFVGTDLNWHKGTMTVDQGARGPVMLALLPDEGPTGCYFDCTELAEF encoded by the exons ATATGCAGTGGTTACAGGTGCAAACAAAGGTATTGGACTGGAAATAGTGAAGCAATTGGCGTCTTTAGGCATCGCGGTTGTGTTAACAGCAAGAAATGAGACAAGGGGAAGGGATGCCATAACAAAGCTTCACCAAATAGGTCTGTCAAATGTGATATTCCATCAGCTGGATGTCGTGGATGCTCTCAGTATTGAGTCATTGGCCAAGTTCATCCAACAGGAGTTTGGCAGGCTTGATATCTTG ATTAATAACGCAGGAGCATCGTGCGTAGAAGTAGACAAGGAGGGTCTAAAGGCTTTAAATGTGGATCCTGCAACTTGG TTGTCAGGAAAGGTTGACAACACATTGTTTCAAGGAGTTATTACAGAAACTTACAGAAGCGCCGAAGAATGTTTAAATACAAATTATTATGGCGTCAAAAGAGTAACTATGGCTCTCCTTCCCTTGCTACAATTATCATTTGGAAAGGCAAGGATAGTGAACCTCTCCTCCCTTAGGGGTGAGTTAAAG AGGATTCCAAATGAGAGGCTAAGAAATGAACTTGGGGTTGTGGAGGAACTATCAGAAGAGAAAATAGATGCCACAGTGAAGAAATTTCTGTATGATTTTAAAGGAAATGCTCTTGAAGCTAATGGGTGGGGAATGATGCTTCCAGCATACAGCATATCAAAGGCCAGCCTCAATGCCTACACAAGAGTTCTTTCCAAGAAAAATCCTGACATACTCATTAACTGTGTTCATCCTGGGTTTGTAGGCACTGATCTCAACTGGCACAAAGGCACAATGACAGTAGATCAGGGTGCTAGAGGACCAGTCATGCTGGCCCTTTTACCAGATGAAGGCCCTACAGGTTGCTATTTTGATTGCACTGAATTAGCAGAATTTTAA